The Candidozyma auris chromosome 1, complete sequence genome includes a region encoding these proteins:
- a CDS encoding chromatin-binding transcription coactivator SUB1 — MVYKKRKLESEDEPNNALVIELDKKKQVSVRKYNGVSLVDIREFYFDKETGEKKPGKKGISLTEDSYWKLVEAQSAIQSALVQLKEGGSKVQKTELTTKLSIEKNDDSEADGKSTSALSAKPNKKYKSAELVDEDDVSEAE, encoded by the coding sequence ATGGTttataaaaaaagaaagcttgaaCTGGAAGATGAGCCTAACAATGCCTTGGTCATCGAATtagacaaaaaaaagcaagtCAGTGTTCGCAAGTATAATGGGGTGTCCTTAGTTGATATAAGAGAGTTCTATTTTGACAAGGAAACAGGGGAGAAGAAGCCTGGAAAGAAAGGTATTTCATTGACAGAGGACTCTTACTGGAAGCTAGTTGAGGCTCAATCCGCAATTCAGAGTGCTTTGGTGCAATTAAAGGAAGGAGGGCTGAAGGTTCAAAAGACCGAGCTCACAACAAAACTCTCCATAGAAAAGAATGACGACTCGGAAGCTGACGGCAAAAGCACATCTGCATTATCTGCGAAACCAAACAAGAAGTATAAGTCAGCTGAACTTGTCGATGAAGACGATGTTTCAGAGGCAGAGTAG
- the RCH1 gene encoding Rch1p produces MSYEDFKRTKTYKWITKVLGFLLDQWFFVLLGVFVVLAYFFPEFAKQGGTVKAQYSIGYGAVAVIFLISGLSMTTKDLFFNILHWRAHFTVLSSSFLITSAIIFGIASGIKASKDGAIDDWMLVGLIVTHSCPTTVSSNVVMTKAAHGNHILTTCEVFIGNVLGAFITPALVQMYMSGTWDFGNPVHQEQRETVSQLYADVMKQIGLSVFVPLFVGQVAQNIWPKQVKWALTTFYLNKVGSFMLLLIMFQSFSTAFAQDAFESVSHASIIFLVFFNIGIYLFFTVLVYLYSRPYFLVRIYDHEPTEEDSRAYTWGYKFFRPFYYNRRDTVSVMLCGPAKTAALGVSLVSSQYGAHNPKLGVLLVPLVLYQAEQVLTAQVLVNFMRKWIHAEDEIKKDEESAPSEETQQDAIKPSESETQYGSIEERNQSGSQSIQEAR; encoded by the coding sequence ATGCTGTATGAGGACTTTAAAAGGACTAAAACATACAAATGGATCACCAAAGTGCTTGGTTTCCTACTAGATCAGTGGTTCTTCGTTCTCTTGGGGGTGTTCGTGGTGCTAGCATATTTCTTCCCTGAGTTCGCCAAACAGGGAGGCACCGTCAAGGCTCAGTATTCTATTGGTTATGGAGCCGTGGCagtgattttcttgatatcAGGTCTTTCCATGACGACCAAGGATTTGTTTTTTAACATTTTACACTGGAGGGCTCACTTCACTGTTCTCTCATCATCATTCCTCATCACTAGTGCCATTATATTTGGTATCGCTTCAGGTAtaaaagcttcaaaagatggtGCTATTGACGACTGGATGCTAGTGGGCTTGATTGTCACCCATTCTTGCCCAACCACTGTGTCTTCGAATGTGGTCATGACAAAAGCTGCTCATGGTAACCACATTTTAACTACATGTGAAGTGTTTATTGGTAACGTTTTGGGCGCATTCATTACACCTGCATTGGTACAAATGTATATGAGTGGTACCTGGGATTTTGGTAATCCTGTTCACCAGGAGCAAAGAGAAACGGTGCTGCAACTTTATGCAGATGTCATGAAACAGATTGGCCTTTCAGTGTTTGTTCCACTTTTTGTGGGACAGGTGGCACAGAATATCTGGCCAAAGCAGGTCAAGTGGGCTCTTACTACGTTTTACCTCAACAAAGTGGGTTCGTTCATGTTGCTTTTGATTATGTTTCAGTCCTTCTCTACAGCTTTCGCGCAAGATGCATTTGAATCTGTGTCTCATGCTTCGATCATTTTCTTGgtgttcttcaacatcggCATCTACTTATTTTTCACCGTGCTTGTTTACCTCTACCTGAGGCCCTACTTCCTTGTCAGAATCTATGACCATGAGCCCACCGAGGAAGACTCGAGAGCATACACTTGGGGTTACAAATTTTTCAGACCCTTCTACTACAATCGCCGTGATACCGTGTCTGTTATGCTTTGCGGTCCTGCTAAGACGGCAGCTTTGGGTGTGTCCTTGGTTTCCTCCCAATACGGTGCACACAACCCCAAGTTGGGTGTTTTATTGGTACCTTTGGTCTTATATCAGGCGGAACAGGTTCTCACGGCCCAAGTGTTGGTAAACTTCATGAGAAAGTGGATTCATGCAGAagatgagatcaagaaggacgagGAATCGGCGCCCTCTGAGGAGACGCAGCAAGATGCGATCAAACCCAGCGAAAGTGAAACACAGTATGGAAGCATTGAGGAGAGAAACCAACTGGGCTCGCAGTCTATTCAGGAGGCTCGATAA
- the HOF1 gene encoding formin-binding protein, giving the protein MADTAFVNRFWGQQEAGFNVIRTRLAHSLTTLQELLTFYKERVAIEKEYNKRMEKLVNAHTLGSGETGSIKIALEKLQIESNNMVKQNQKFIKSVAFHNYEKLNAFYISYKSNVHKVESHMEKVLARKSDCFLHLEAAKEKYRNECHQIKILQLQCQTTWGKELEKNKAKLLKAEKSIGGLKEQYMKCVHKCAEIHDVWVRDWRAALSNIYQLEIERIQLCKLNCFNFCNHVASLCVDWDQSVDLARTSFASIAAPKDIHDFAEVYGTGNRIAKAPQFIDFAQGFGDEGASAEYETANFKDPDFSQILTRTFSTQSTPSSNKGSPTKTSPQRSTKDNSPSQNGTGGAAGLLVPTNKSLPPIREPTGDGSVQLRKQPSQSSTYTSGHEDKSDDVFDTNKKMRGSNGSEYSNPTNYTSQTVRSWSSPKKKERSELQERINRRSQDWTNKFQPPEPEPEKPNIPITKDFSMDFIAKALEDLNSGGNGDVNQFRRSVRSQRNSQYGDYKKSRPQSDYVDDSREQAKRLDSISFRTPRKPGPMVDGVLEEDDSMRTVVERTPRQNQASPSKRFSSQSPTKSYMDLHSMIDKVTPVSRHEYVTKAKALYTYRAREEGELGFKKGWNMYIIHKQEDNWYVCELAGNCGNETGRVGLVPYNYLKEGHDLF; this is encoded by the coding sequence ATGGCTGATACAGCTTTCGTGAACAGGTTTTGGGGTCAACAGGAAGCTGGCTTTAATGTCATCCGGACTCGTCTTGCCCACTCGTTGACCACCCTTCAAGAGCTACTTACTTTCTACAAAGAGAGGGTAGCGATTGAGAAAGAGTACAATAAGCGCATGGAAAAGCTCGTGAACGCTCATACCTTAGGATCCGGGGAAACGGGATCAATAAAAATTGCATTAGAGAAGCTTCAAATTGAGAGCAATAACATGGTAAAGCAGAACCAaaaattcatcaagagCGTGGCCTTCCACAACtacgagaagctcaacgCATTTTACATCAGCTATAAGAGCAACGTTCACAAGGTGGAGAGCCATATGGAAAAAGTGTTAGCTCGGAAAAGCGACTGTTTCCTTCATCTAGAGgcagccaaagagaagtaTAGAAACGAGTGTCACCAAATTAAGatcttgcaattgcaatgtCAAACAACGTGGGGAAAGGAGCttgaaaagaacaaagCAAAGCTACTCAAGGCTGAGAAATCAATTGGTGGTTTGAAGGAGCAATACATGAAATGCGTTCATAAATGCGCCGAGATCCATGACGTGTGGGTGCGTGATTGGCGAGCCGCTTTGCTGAATATTTATCAGTTGGAAATCGAGAGAATTCAGCTATGCAAACTCAATTGtttcaatttttgcaatcacGTCGCATCTCTTTGCGTTGACTGGGATCAACTGGTTGATCTTGCCAGAACCTCATTCGCCAGCATAGCAGCTCCCAAAGATATTCATGATTTTGCAGAAGTTTATGGGACCGGAAACAGGATCGCTAAAGCTCCACAGTTTATCGACTTTGCTCAAGGCTTCGGGGACGAGGGTGCTTCCGCTGAATATGAGACAGCTAATTTTAAGGACCCCGATTTCTCCCAAATTCTTACACGAACATTTTCCACACAGTCAACCCCTTCAAGCAACAAAGGCAGTCCAACCAAAACCAGTCCTCAGAGATCTACGAAAGACAATTCTCCCTCTCAGAATGGTACTGGTGGAGCAGCTGGTCTTCTAGTTCCGACAAACAAAAGCTTACCACCAATCCGAGAACCCACTGGCGATGGAAGTGTCCAGCTTCGAAAGCAGCCGTCACAATCTAGTACATATACATCTGGTCATGAGGATAAAAGCGATGATGTTTTCGACACCAATAAGAAAATGCGAGGCTCGAATGGACTGGAGTACTCAAACCCTACAAACTATACATCACAGACAGTGAGAAGCTGGTCTTCcccaaaaaagaaggagagacTGGAATTGCAAGAGAGAATCAATAGAAGACTGCAAGACTGGACCAACAAATTCCAGCCTCCAGAACCAGAGCCAGAAAAGCCTAATATCCCCATAACAAAAGATTTTTCAATGGATTTCATCGccaaagctcttgaagatctaAATTCCGGCGGTAATGGTGATGTTAATCAATTTAGACGTTCTGTGAGAAGTCAACGCAACTCACAATATGGTGACTATAAGAAGAGTCGACCACAATCCGATTATGTCGACGATTCACGAGAGCAAGCTAAACGCTTGGATTCTATTTCTTTCAGGACTCCTCGTAAGCCAGGACCAATGGTGGATGGGGTTTtagaagaagatgatctGATGAGAACAGTTGTTGAGAGAACACCCAGGCAGAACCAAGCCAGTCCATCGAAGCGATTCTCTCTGCAATCACCGACAAAATCGTACATGGACTTGCACTCGATGATCGACAAGGTAACTCCAGTATCGAGACATGAATATGTtacaaaagcaaaagcgCTCTACACCTATCGTGCTAGGGAAGAGGGAGAACTCGGGTTTAAGAAGGGCTGGAACATGTACATCATTCACAAGCAAGAAGATAATTGGTACGTCTGTGAGCTAGCCGGAAATTGCGGAAATGAAACAGGAAGAGTTGGCTTAGTACCATACAACTACTTAAAGGAGGGGCATGATTTGTTTTAG
- the MNR2 gene encoding putative Mg(2+) transporter has protein sequence MAKKKSARQRKLRSKQQGREKLREEHLVSQPNSRPVSPTGNQAHRNSYMDHHPRTNSMSSARERRMSEYDQSPPFNKDFAPLTDRNLQTLLEQNNAQHSSHIFGSVALDMDKFAREQDVSPYDAIDAFSNHSPNSGGSLEFGESNPPSEHSSDSTSLDDVCYLDYYDDEQGRTGQMHKWPDLEVLEEFIHEELEELQDEPSELNEVNFRYPVARRVSHTPEVADEDDAPLLNRVQVNEVDTWGESSSFKAARKPLKPWEASQSNIHTILNNGKKKSDTLCRFTYFREDLDQTLHSPTLAGLVADSEKADLSDENYIRNSLKELFDPHFQSIHHRSPRATTPGPDTHHDGINGKDQQGKEPHHSRQGSVPPNVSRSSAAAQNLKGSTPQAAASHSSLAHFSGGTTSVNSLSTSPHLHHDPFWLDIQDPSEEEMKVIAKTFGLHPLTTEDIFMDEAREKVEMFNSYYFLCFTSFDIVYERRKQKEKENEKKINKLMEYNYQPSRFSWGWFQNKLGWKDDTVLRSNAKKSGSSSIKSKSKRIRNGELCPLNMYMIVFKHGVLTFHFSATPHPINVRRRARMLKDHLTVSPDWICYALIDDITDSFAPMIDSIEAEVYLIEDEIMRMHSGDRESADESEDSDSESIADLQDNRPRHSNDVFVRRHRSKSVVETTEPSKLDFLRLKKRDSKGDYFSLKSRRSAISKTTTTTSTDSSRIVAWKRKGDMLRRIGECRKRVMSVMRLLSTKADVIRGYSKRFSESDVVKPVEDNPLISTRSATKHEILMYLGDIQDHIVTMVQSLNHYEKLLARSHSNYLAQINIDMTKVNNDTNDVLGKITVLGTIVLPVNVVTGLWGMNCIVPGQDAPGLTWFYGILFGIFLFSITSYLYAKKVYNL, from the coding sequence atggccaagaagaaatctGCAAGACAAAGGAAACTTCGTCTGAAGCAACAGGGTAGGGAGAAACTTCGGGAGGAACACCTCGTTTCCCAACCTAACTCAAGACCGGTTTCGCCAACGGGAAACCAGGCCCATAGAAACTCATATATGGATCATCATCCGAGAACCAATTCCATGTCCTCTGCTCGAGAACGAAGAATGAGCGAGTATGACCAAAGCCCTCCATTCAACAAAGACTTTGCGCCACTCACAGACCGTAACTTACAGACGTTGCTCGAACAAAATAACGCCCAGCATTCATCCCACATATTTGGCCTGGTCGCGCTTGACATGGACAAATTTGCTCGTGAGCAGGATGTTAGTCCTTACGATGCCATAGATGCGTTCAGTAACCACAGTCCTAACTCTGGGGGCCTGCTCGAGTTTGGCGAGCTGAATCCTCCATCTGAACATTCAAGTGATTCTActtctcttgatgatgtctgTTATCTAGATTACtatgatgatgaacaagGACGCACCGGGCAGATGCACAAATGGCCAGACTTGGAAGTGCTAGAGGAATTCATTCAcgaggagctcgaggaaTTGCAAGATGAGCCTTCAGAACTCAACGAAGTCAACTTCAGATACCCAGTTGCCAGGAGAGTCTCGCATACACCAGAAGTAGccgatgaagatgatgccCCTCTTTTGAATCGAGTTCAGGTGAATGAAGTCGATACATGGGGTGAATCCTCACTGTTCAAGGCTGCACGCAAACCTCTCAAGCCATGGGAAGCGTCTCAGCTGAACATCCACACTATTCTTAACAACGGTAAAAAGAAATCAGACACCTTGTGCAGATTCACATACTTCAGGGAGGATTTGGACCAGACACTTCACTCGCCAACACTAGCGGGCCTTGTTGCCGACAGTGAGAAAGCGGATCTCTCTGATGAAAACTATATTAGGAATTCCTTGAAGGAACTCTTCGATCCACACTTCCAAAGCATTCATCATCGTCTGCCTCGCGCGACTACTCCTGGTCCGGATACGCATCATGACGGTATCAATGGTAAAGATCAGCAAGGGAAGGAACCTCACCATAGCAGACAGGGGTCGGTTCCCCCCAATGTCAGCAGATCCTCGGCAGCGGCTCAAAATTTGAAAGGTAGCACTCCTCAGGCAGCTGCTTCACACTCATCTCTCGCACATTTCTCTGGAGGCACAACGTCCGTCAATTCCCTTTCGACATCCCCTCATTTGCATCACGACCCCTTTTGGCTCGACATTCAAGACCCgctggaagaagaaatgaaagTGATCGCCAAAACTTTCGGATTACATCCCTTGACTACAGAGGATATTTTCATGGATGAGGCCCGagagaaagttgaaatGTTTAATCTGTACTACTTCCTTTGTTTCACATCCTTCGATATCGTCTACGAACGTAGAAAAcaaaaggagaaagagaacgaGAAAAAGATTAACAAGCTTATGGAATACAATTATCAGCCAAGCAGGTTTAGCTGGGGGTGGTTTCAAAACAAGTTGGGTTGGAAGGACGATACAGTTTTACGCTCAAATGCGAAGAAGTCTGGGTCCTCTTCGATCAAGTCAAAGTCGAAGAGAATCAGGAACGGAGAGTTGTGTCCATTGAACATGTATATGATCGTTTTTAAGCACGGCGTATTGACTTTCCATTTCAGTGCCACACCACATCCGATTAATGTGCGTCGTCGGGCACGTATGTTGAAGGATCATTTGACAGTCTCTCCAGATTGGATTTGCTACGCTTTGATTGATGACATCACAGATTCTTTTGCCCCAATGATCGACAGTATTGAGGCAGAAGTGTACCTCATAGAAGACGAGATCATGAGAATGCACTCAGGAGATCGTGAATCAGCAGATGAAAGCGAGGACTCTGACCTGGAATCAATTGCCGATCTCCAAGATAATCGACCTAGACATTCCAATGATGTATTTGTGCGTCGTCACAGATCGAAGTCAGTTGTTGAAACCACTGAGCCTTCCAAGCTTGACTTCTTAcgcttgaagaagagagactCTAAGGGCGACTACTTCTCTCTTAAATCAAGGCGCAGTGCTATTTCGAAAACTACAACCACCACAAGTACTGACCTGTCTAGAATAGTTGCATGGAAGCGTAAAGGCGACATGTTGAGAAGAATTGGCGAGTGCAGAAAAAGAGTCATGTCTGTCATGAGACTTTTGAGTACCAAGGCCGATGTGATTCGTGGCTACAGTAAGCGTTTTAGTGAAAGCGATGTTGTGAAGCCAGTGGAAGATAATCCACTTATATCTACCCGATCAGCCACAAAGCATGAGATCTTGATGTATTTGGGTGACATTCAAGACCATATAGTCACTATGGTGCAATCTCTCAACCACTATGAAAAACTTTTGGCTCGATCTCACTCAAACTACTTGGCACAAATCAATATTGACATGACAAAGGTCAACAACGATACAAATGATGTTTTGGGAAAGATTACAGTTCTCGGTACGATAGTGTTACCGGTGAACGTCGTCACTGGTTTGTGGGGTATGAACTGTATTGTTCCAGGACAAGATGCTCCTGGCCTCACCTGGTTCTACGGGATTTTGTTTGGAATTTTCCTTTTCAGCATAACATCATATCTCTATGCCAAGAAGGTATATAATCTTTAA
- a CDS encoding D-arabinose 1-dehydrogenase (NAD(P)(+)) ARA2, with the protein MNFPPIGPTRVLQPYSIVNLPPLIIGGAVLNDIYTKDPTKLPIQDILSIAFSKGLNAIDTSPYYGKSEELIGKALKAITAEWPRERYYICTKAGRITDTKFDYSREHVRESVKNSLRLLNTDYLDLVYMHDVEFVETPEVYDALRELRLMKEEGLIKAFGFSGYPVKLLYEIAYKCAHDYVEDIGRVDAILSYSHGCIQNTALFELYDDFINKCGIKKILNGSILSMSLLRSGKTHAFHPASVELKAKVDEVAQDLKKTSNIELAEPATRFAMKRWLFQTQPQKDPPLKWNQRTSIVLGVSTVEELNSALKSYADVKEKDGAEDEKLFEEIIKKLGSHFNETWPSGLYSAT; encoded by the coding sequence ATGAACTTCCCACCCATTGGCCCTACACGGGTACTTCAGCCCTATTCCATAGTAAACTTGCCCCCTCTCATTATTGGTGGAGCTGTGCTTAATGATATTTATACAAAAGATCCCACAAAGCTTCCAATTCAAGACATTCTCAGTATCGCTTTCTCGAAAGGTCTCAACGCCATCGACACCTCTCCCTATTATGGGAAATCTGAGGAATTAATCGGTAAGGCATTGAAGGCAATCACAGCGGAGTGGCCTCGTGAAAGATACTATATCTGTACCAAGGCTGGCCGGATCACAGATACGAAATTCGACTATTCTCGTGAGCATGTCAGAGAGTCAGTCAAAAACTCCTTGAGGCTTTTGAACACCGACTATTTGGATCTCGTGTACATGCATGATGTCGAATTTGTGGAAACTCCCGAAGTGTATGATGCTTTGAGGGAGTTACGTTtaatgaaagaagaaggtcttATCAAGGCCTTCGGTTTCTCCGGATATCCCGTCAAACTCTTGTATGAGATAGCTTATAAGTGCGCTCATGATTATGTCGAGGATATTGGACGTGTTGATGCAATCCTATCCTACTCCCATGGCTGTATTCAAAATACCGCTCTCTTCGAGTTGtatgatgatttcatcaacaagtgcGGGATtaagaagattttgaatgGCTCAATCTTGAGCATGTCTCTTCTCCGCTCAGGCAAAACTCATGCCTTCCACCCTGCTAGTGTGGAGTTGAAGGCCAAGGTGGACGAGGTGGCCCAAGACTTGAAAAAAACCTCCAACATAGAACTCGCGGAGCCTGCAACTAGATTTGCCATGAAGCGCTGGCTCTTCCAAACACAACCTCAGAAAGATCCCCCTCTCAAATGGAATCAGAGAACCTCGATTGTTCTTGGTGTTTCGACtgtggaggagctcaactctgctttgaagagttACGCTGACGTAAAAGAGAAAGACGGGGCTGAGGACGAGAAATTGTTTGAGGAGATTATCAAAAAGTTGGGAAGTCATTTTAATGAGACTTGGCCCTCGGGTTTATATTCAGCAACATAG
- the MSN4 gene encoding stress-responsive transcriptional activator MSN2, producing the protein MSYPSFGVDSAVVEPSFQQNTSPQVPSNEWIPPPASLSTIDYDGLDLNDEIFLNNQNPPPMRPENDGPSSPVTVSNLNYTSLQSNWNSPELSYASPFKTDTNSHYSHRRRFSSAVEQLNRMSIQQQNLSASSANSYNSTASYHSDFGSSSGPTSATVDSNKSSVSSTNKLESADHFANPGAKEERTVNPRELFGSSNSTSSISAPSRYILPSSMSSPSLGTIFKGMNTNSNDTDSRETRGDLLNSFETSNSSVMQSPEDPQSTNSGFVMNDECVSAITYWLNNTANVINDKENGKMANQFNKSSRPGWRRNNSSHNIPSHFDSSHSSLQAAVGSTNSIQKKRRQKSFNNAIPEIFTHELAANSSLTGSGDNPASEVPRDLSGFSVDSNNTMPMISPQELASFTQGLESVPGLGQDMVQDFSSSMTKQEPVYQYNNYSGTGSQQDGNQAKMIEPSRGINDEHDASSSSSSSAAKLGSTATNRAPGADSSEEEPKPFPCPECDKQFKRSEHLKRHIRSVHSNIRPFHCKYCDKKFSRSDNLAQHSKTHFKVNNNGTTTIVYGNLNPHSRGRKRSTSMTDDPRMNAEA; encoded by the coding sequence ATGTCCTACCCATCCTTCGGCGTTGACTCGGCGGTGGTGGAGCCTTCTTTCCAGCAAAACACCCTGCCGCAAGTTCCATCAAACGAGTGGATTCCCCCGCCAGCATCCTTGAGCACAATCGACTACGACGGCTTGGATCTCAATGACgaaatcttcttgaataaTCAAAACCCGCCTCCCATGCGTCCTGAGAATGATGGGCCCTCTCTGCCCGTCACCGTTTCAAACTTGAATTATACATCGTTGCAATCGAACTGGAATTCCCCAGAACTATCGTATGCCTCACCTTTCAAAACAGACACAAACTCACATTACTCCCACCGTCGTCGTTTCTCCTCTGCCGTTGAGCAGCTCAACAGAATGTCAATTCAGCAGCAGAACTTGCTGGCAAGCTCTGCTAATTCGTACAACTCAACCGCCTCCTATCACAGTGATTTTGGCTCGAGCTCAGGACCAACTTCAGCCACCGTAGACTCGAACAAGTCGTCTGTCTCGTCCACTAACAAGCTAGAGCTGGCAGACCATTTTGCAAATCCAGGAGCTAAAGAGGAGCGCACGGTCAACCCTCGCGAGCTCTTTGGCAGCTCCAACTCAACCAGCTCCATCTCTGCTCCCAGTCGCTACATTTTACCCCTGCTGATGCTGTCTCCATCTCTCGGTACCATTTTCAAGGGCATGAATACGAATTCTAATGACACTGATCTGCGCGAGACAAGAGGCGATCTCCTCAACAGTTTTGAGACGAGTAACTCTTCGGTGATGCAATCTCCAGAGGATCCCCAGTCGACAAACTCGGGCTTTGTCATGAACGATGAGTGCGTCAGTGCAATCACCTACTGGCTCAACAATACCGCAAATGTTATCAATGACAAGGAGAATGGGAAAATGGCTAATCAATTCAATAAGTCCTCCAGGCCCGGCTGGAGAAGGAATAATCTGAGTCATAATATTCCGAGTCATTTCGACTCGAGCCACTCTTCATTGCAGGCAGCTGTTGGCAGCACCAATTCCATACAAAAAAAGAGGAGGCAAAAGTCATTTAATAATGCGATACCGGAGATCTTCACTCATGAGTTAGCAGCTAACTCCTCTTTAACTGGCTCGGGTGATAATCCAGCTCTGGAGGTTCCTCGAGACCTTTCCGGATTTTCTGTTGATTCAAACAACACCATGCCCATGATTAGTCCTCAGGAGCTTGCTCTGTTCACTCAAGGCCTTGAGCTGGTCCCTGGTCTTGGGCAAGACATGGTGCAAGATTTCCTGTCCAGTATGACGAAGCAAGAACCCGTTTATCAATACAACAACTACCTGGGTACAGGTCTGCAACAAGACGGCAATCAAGCCAAAATGATTGAACCTTCCCGTGGTATTAATGATGAGCATGATGCTTCACTGTCAAGTCTGTCTCTGGCAGCGAAGCTAGGTTCGACTGCTACGAATCGTGCCCCTGGAGCTGATTcctcagaagaagaaccaaAGCCCTTCCCATGTCCTGAATGTGACAAGCAGTTCAAACGTCTGGAACATTTAAAACGTCACATTCGATCAGTGCATTCAAACATTCGTCCCTTCCATTGTAAGTACTGTGATAAGAAGTTTTCACGCTCTGACAATTTGGCACAGCATCTGAAAACACATTTCAAAGTCAACAACAATGGAACAACAACGATAGTGTATGGGAACCTCAATCCTCATAGTCGTGGTCGCAAACGGAGCACTTCTATGACAGATGATCCTCGGATGAATGCTGAGGCATAA
- the EFG1 gene encoding KilA-N domain-containing central transcriptional regulator EFG1 codes for MSTQQFQYPKSYYQSEPYQYQQQQHMNGSGQSQASNQTQQPAGGQTQGQPLSQSQMLSQYQQHPYGGYYNPNQLPMQQMQQPQHQQQQYQQYQQQSHQQGSQAASDYSSHYPGYSNSSAAHYNQYPVYQGQQHVPQGQVYGAPASQASAQQAPSASTSSTAPSMQSTQPGQPGAVSSTTTGAPTPGKGSVSSDSLGGNANSSVGQYQPPGIRPRVTTTMWEDEKTLCYQVDANNVSVVRRADNNMINGTKLLNVAQMTRGRRDGILKSEKVRHVVKIGSMHLKGVWIPFERALAMAQREGIVDLLYPLFVRDIKRVIQTGVTPASQGNTNSGTTSNAKNTPLVANSSSTYPSTGASGAAASSNPNVAYYPQYPSQYAPAAGATSGSGLADTSSSVAPQQQGQQVGQYPFTTQPFYNQYYGGYNQGSGSGGASSSGYSYSQPGMYSSYGYGQIPGQQHQQVHQQSHQSQAQQSAQPSGQQGSPGDDKKDLKNEVKK; via the coding sequence ATGTCAACCCAGCAGTTTCAGTATCCCAAATCATACTACCAGCTGGAGCCATATCAataccagcagcaacaacacATGAACGGATCAGGACAGAGCCAGGCGCTGAACCAGACTCAACAGCCCGCAGGCGGCCAGACTCAAGGCCAGCCTTTGTCGCAACTGCAAATGCTTAGTCAGTATCAGCAGCACCCATACGGCGGTTACTACAACCCTAACCAGCTCCCAATGCAGCAGATGCAACAACctcagcaccagcagcagcagtacCAGCAGTACCAGCAGCAGTCGCATCAACAGGGCTCGCAGGCTGCCTCCGACTACTCGTCTCATTACCCCGGTTACTCCAACTCTTCTGCTGCTCACTACAACCAGTACCCTGTGTATCAAGGCCAGCAGCATGTGCCTCAGGGTCAAGTGTACGGTGCTCCAGCCAGTCAGGCCTCAGCACAGCAGGCTCCCTCTGCCTCTACATCGTCTACTGCTCCCTCGATGCAATCGACTCAGCCGGGTCAGCCTGGCGCAgtctcctccaccaccaccggtGCTCCTACTCCAGGCAAGGgttctgtttcttctgaCTCTCTAGGCGGGAATGCCAATTCGTCCGTTGGTCAATACCAGCCTCCCGGTATCAGACCTAGAGTGACCACTACCATGTgggaagatgagaagaccTTGTGCTACCAGGTTGATGCCAATAACGTCTCGGTGGTGCGTAGAGCAGACAACAACATGATCAACGGCACCAAGCTTTTAAATGTGGCCCAAATGACTCGTGGCCGTCGTGACGGTATCTTAAAGCTGGAGAAGGTCAGACATGTTGTCAAAATTGGCTCGATGCACTTGAAAGGTGTTTGGATCCCCTTTGAGCGTGCGTTGGCCATGGCCCAGCGTGAAGGCATTGTGGACTTGTTGTATCCCTTGTTTGTGAGAGATATCAAGCGTGTTATTCAGACCGGTGTGACTCCTGCCTCTCAGGGCAACACCAACTCTGGAACCACTTCCAATGCAAAGAACACTCCCCTTGTCGCCAACTCAAGCAGTACCTATCCTTCGACAGGCGCTTCCGGTGCCGCTGCCTCCTCTAACCCCAATGTTGCGTACTACCCTCAGTACCCATCGCAATATGCTCCGGCAGCTGGTGCCACCTCTGGCTCAGGATTAGCCGACACTTCCTCCTCGGTGGCTCCTCAGCAGCAAGGCCAGCAGGTTGGCCAGTACCCATTCACCACCCAGCCTTTCTACAATCAATACTATGGTGGCTACAACCAGGGTTCGGGTTCTGGCGGCGCTAGCTCTTCAGGATACTCATACTCGCAGCCTGGCATGTACTCGTCGTACGGCTACGGCCAGATTCCTGGTCAACAACACCAGCAAGTTCATCAGCAATCGCACCAACTGCAAGCTCAGCAACTGGCACAGCCTCTGGGCCAGCAGGGCTCTCCTGGGgatgacaagaaagacttgaagaacgaggtgaagaagtga